Proteins from a genomic interval of Nostoc sp. TCL240-02:
- a CDS encoding adenylate/guanylate cyclase domain-containing protein, translated as MIQLLINRIWQSLSRLLLQRITLVLTLMLCAAIAIAISNMSTLSSSLIEAQAVQNAALNIQSLTQAFDLYSAAAAERAKVVPGITVTHAYLNTKGAIPLPSTFAIELGEQISEKNAEMSVRLYSNYPYPWRTKGGAKDEFESDALNFLRENPRQKFYRLEKKNGNTTLRYAQASLMKASCVTCHNTDATSPKRNWEVGDVAGAWEISQSLDNLVTKTNQSLQGTFAMLGGMSVLGLSGLTLVVEKLRENSRNLEHRVKERTTDLAEANTELEKRNQLIRQVFGRYLSDTVVANLLESPEGLKLGGERRKITILTSDLRGFTALSERFPPEEVIHILNLYLEYMADVINHYQGTIDEFMGDGILVLFGAPIAKEDDALRAVTCACAMQLAMGGVNEKMKTLGWPPLEMGIGINTGEVIVGNIGSEKRTKYGIVGSQVNLTYRIESYTSGGQILISEQTFKEVGSSIKIIGQKQVQPKGVSQTITIYEVYGVGGRYNLYLPKEEELFLPVPQEIPLLYTILNEKQMGNPIFYGRLVKLSAKGAELQVDIPNEVPPKLTNLKINLFISKNSAQVSEDIYAKVLEKPTIRGKFYIHFTSVPPSLIAQFDNLYQIISQKAN; from the coding sequence ATGATTCAGTTATTAATTAATCGAATTTGGCAATCGCTTTCACGTTTACTGTTACAGAGAATTACTCTTGTACTCACGCTGATGTTATGTGCAGCGATCGCGATCGCAATTTCTAATATGTCTACGCTTTCATCGAGCTTGATTGAAGCCCAAGCAGTGCAAAATGCTGCCTTGAACATTCAATCATTAACTCAAGCTTTTGACCTCTACAGCGCCGCAGCCGCAGAGCGAGCTAAAGTTGTACCTGGAATTACCGTTACCCACGCTTACCTCAATACCAAAGGCGCAATCCCCCTACCCTCAACTTTTGCGATCGAACTAGGTGAGCAAATTAGTGAAAAAAATGCCGAAATGTCTGTAAGACTATATAGTAACTATCCATATCCTTGGCGCACGAAAGGGGGAGCAAAAGACGAATTTGAGAGCGATGCACTAAACTTCTTGAGAGAAAACCCTCGTCAAAAATTCTATCGTCTTGAGAAGAAAAATGGAAACACCACCTTGCGCTATGCACAAGCTAGCCTCATGAAAGCAAGTTGTGTAACTTGTCATAACACAGATGCTACTAGTCCAAAGAGAAACTGGGAAGTAGGAGATGTTGCTGGAGCTTGGGAGATATCTCAATCTCTCGATAATTTAGTAACCAAGACCAATCAAAGTCTCCAAGGAACCTTCGCCATGTTAGGCGGTATGTCAGTCTTAGGACTTTCAGGATTGACACTTGTTGTTGAGAAACTCCGAGAAAACAGCAGAAATTTAGAGCATCGGGTTAAAGAACGAACTACAGATTTAGCAGAAGCCAACACTGAATTAGAAAAAAGAAACCAATTAATTCGCCAAGTTTTTGGACGATATTTGAGTGATACAGTTGTTGCTAACTTGTTAGAAAGCCCGGAAGGATTAAAACTTGGTGGTGAACGCCGCAAAATTACTATCCTCACCTCTGACTTAAGAGGCTTCACCGCTCTCTCAGAACGCTTTCCACCAGAAGAGGTAATTCACATTCTCAACCTCTATTTAGAATATATGGCCGATGTGATTAATCATTACCAAGGCACAATTGATGAGTTTATGGGAGATGGTATTCTGGTCTTATTTGGTGCCCCAATCGCTAAAGAAGATGATGCCCTCAGAGCAGTTACTTGTGCCTGTGCCATGCAGTTAGCAATGGGTGGCGTTAATGAAAAGATGAAAACCCTCGGCTGGCCACCATTAGAAATGGGTATTGGTATAAATACAGGTGAAGTTATAGTTGGTAATATTGGTTCCGAAAAGCGGACTAAATATGGAATTGTCGGTAGTCAAGTAAATCTCACTTATCGAATTGAGTCATATACTAGTGGCGGTCAAATTCTCATTTCCGAGCAGACTTTCAAAGAAGTCGGATCAAGCATCAAAATTATCGGACAAAAGCAAGTTCAGCCAAAGGGTGTGAGCCAGACAATTACCATTTACGAAGTATATGGTGTGGGTGGAAGATACAATCTTTATTTACCCAAAGAAGAAGAATTATTTTTACCTGTTCCTCAAGAAATTCCGCTTTTATACACTATTTTGAATGAAAAGCAAATGGGTAATCCGATCTTTTACGGGCGTTTAGTCAAACTATCAGCAAAAGGAGCTGAATTACAAGTAGATATTCCCAATGAAGTACCACCAAAGCTAACTAATCTTAAAATAAATCTTTTCATATCTAAAAACTCAGCACAAGTCAGTGAAGATATCTATGCCAAAGTCTTAGAAAAACCGACAATTAGAGGAAAATTTTATATTCATTTTACATCTGTTCCTCCATCACTCATAGCTCAGTTTGATAACCTTTATCAGATAATTTCTCAAAAAGCTAATTAA
- a CDS encoding alpha-amylase family glycosyl hydrolase, which translates to MAKVEELVPQQLSETDLKPRGRVYPSPISWRDQFLYQLVLDRFSDDNENQRELFDHTNLAKFQVKDKANWMAAGTKFVGGNLKGIKSKLDYLQRLGITTLWINPPWQQRSELEAYHSDRIQEFLDVDPHFGTRQDLRDLIDAAHDRRMYVILDVTYNQSGENWFNRNDVIAALARVYQYWIALSDCDGLRIDSLKHVSPEDSRKFCTAIREYAESIGKDNFLLTGEITSGSMAGAYIDIIARNLSAVLDSVQTPNELAAFTKGLVHPKQFFDLYSENNLAGEYRQIGIYHVSILDDYEMSSRTNKQRFAAYSNVPNLYEQVAHAVGVQLTMPGIPAIYYGTEQAFDGNEGYHDYSIEGGRFAEDRYIKEAMFGGAFGAFQTADCHFFDIDHPTYLRIAAIARIRNSHDKIGKALRRGHHYLRETSFCNSPFSIPGQGELVAWSQTLFDTEVLMVLNTNGLENRGAEVTVDTYIHRQDSTMTFLYKSDWSDSYLRHPPRDQTVAVQHHNDRRATVRIDLPPSGMVILA; encoded by the coding sequence ATGGCTAAAGTTGAAGAATTGGTACCCCAGCAACTCTCCGAAACAGACCTAAAACCACGAGGGAGAGTTTATCCGAGTCCTATCAGTTGGCGTGACCAGTTTTTGTATCAATTGGTATTAGATAGATTCAGTGATGATAATGAAAATCAAAGGGAGCTTTTTGACCACACCAATCTTGCAAAATTCCAAGTTAAGGATAAAGCCAACTGGATGGCAGCAGGGACAAAATTTGTTGGTGGTAATCTTAAAGGAATTAAAAGCAAATTAGACTACCTGCAACGATTGGGAATAACAACCCTGTGGATTAATCCACCTTGGCAACAACGTTCTGAGTTAGAAGCTTACCATAGCGATCGCATTCAAGAATTTTTAGATGTTGACCCGCACTTTGGCACCCGTCAAGATTTAAGAGATTTAATTGATGCTGCCCACGATCGCAGAATGTATGTAATCTTAGATGTAACATACAACCAGAGTGGTGAAAACTGGTTCAACAGAAATGATGTAATTGCAGCTTTAGCCAGAGTTTATCAATATTGGATTGCTCTTTCTGACTGCGATGGCTTGCGGATAGATAGCCTCAAGCACGTTTCTCCAGAAGATTCCCGCAAATTCTGCACAGCTATTCGTGAATACGCCGAATCTATTGGTAAAGACAACTTTTTACTGACTGGAGAAATAACCTCCGGTAGTATGGCTGGTGCTTACATAGACATTATTGCTCGCAACCTTAGTGCTGTATTAGATAGCGTACAAACCCCTAATGAATTGGCTGCATTCACCAAAGGGTTAGTACACCCCAAGCAATTTTTCGATTTGTATAGCGAAAACAATCTCGCTGGAGAATACCGCCAAATTGGGATATATCATGTCTCCATCTTGGATGATTATGAGATGTCATCCCGAACTAATAAGCAGCGATTTGCCGCATATAGTAATGTACCTAATCTCTATGAGCAAGTTGCTCATGCTGTTGGTGTGCAATTAACTATGCCAGGAATTCCTGCTATTTATTATGGAACAGAACAGGCTTTTGATGGGAATGAAGGTTATCACGATTACAGCATAGAAGGCGGAAGGTTTGCGGAAGATAGGTATATTAAAGAAGCAATGTTTGGCGGTGCTTTTGGCGCATTTCAAACAGCAGACTGTCATTTCTTCGATATCGACCATCCTACCTATTTGCGGATAGCTGCGATCGCACGAATTCGCAACAGCCACGATAAAATTGGTAAAGCATTGCGCCGTGGACATCACTACCTACGCGAAACATCTTTTTGTAACTCCCCCTTCTCGATTCCTGGACAAGGTGAATTAGTTGCTTGGTCACAGACTTTATTTGACACAGAAGTGCTGATGGTACTAAATACCAACGGCTTAGAAAATCGCGGTGCAGAAGTGACAGTAGATACTTATATACATCGCCAAGACTCGACCATGACCTTTTTATACAAAAGCGATTGGAGCGATTCATATTTACGCCATCCACCCCGCGACCAAACTGTAGCTGTGCAACATCATAACGACCGTCGCGCAACTGTACGAATTGATTTGCCTCCTTCTGGAATGGTGATTTTAGCGTAA